The DNA sequence GGCCGACAGGATGACCAGTTTTGGCGACAGCTTTTTCAGCTCGCCGCTCTGGCGGTAATGAACCGCTGATACGGTTTTACCGTCCGGAGCAGTCTCGAGATATTCGACATGGGCGCCGGTTTCGAGCTTGATGTTAGGATCGTTCAGTGCCGCCGCCAGCGGTGCGGTCTGGGCGTCCATCTTTCCCTGGCCAGTGTTCGGAAAAGCGTCCCAGCCGGTCCTGCCTTCTCTGAGCCAGGTGTCGATGTCGACGCCGAGCGGCAGCGAGGCCGGATGCAGGCCCAGCCGCTTGAGCTCGGCTCGGGCACGGGCGATCGGCGCCTCGTCGGGCACAGGCTTATAGGCATAGGGGACCGAGTGGAACGGCTCGGTCGGGTCTTCGCCAAGCGCGCCGCGGACGCGAAAAAGCTGCTCTGCCCTGGAATACCAAGGCTCGAATTCGTCATAGGAAAACGGCCAGGGCGGCGAGACGCCGCCGAAGTGCTCCATGGCGGAGAAATCCTCTTTGCGGTAGCGGATCAGCACCGCGCCGAAGAATTTCGAATTGCCGCCGACATAGTAGTAATTGCCCGGATTGAAGGACGCGCCACCGGCCTCGCGCCACATCTCCTTCGGCCGGTAATGGCCGTCGACGAAGATCGAGCGCGTGTCGCGCGCATGCGGCGTTGCCGGCAACGGCTCACCGCGTTCCAGTATCAGGATCGAGGCGCCACTGCCGGCTAAGCCGGAGGCGATCGTGGCGCCGCCGATGCCGGAGCCGATGATGACGATATCCGGGTTTGTCATGGCCTAAAGCGCGCCGCTTTTGAATGGACACATGCGACGCGCTTTAGGTCTATTGTCTTGATGCATGTCGTTGCCCCAAAACCGGACCCACTTTTGGGCGACGCGCATTAGCGAATACGGCTCTGGGTCGCCGGATCGAAGAACACCGCCTTGGTCAGGTTGAAGGCGAGCGGCGTGTTGGTGCCGGGCTGGATGTTGGCATCTGCGCGCAGCCGCGCCACCACGCCTTTACCGCCGAGGTTGGTGACGGCGAAGGTATCGGAACCGGCCGGCTCCACAACCTCGATATGGCAATCGGCGGTGGCGATTTGCGAGGCGTTGCGCTCGGCGCCTTCCGGATCGGTGAGCGCCTCCGGACGAACGCCGAAGATGACCGGCTTGCCCTTGAACGCCGACAATCCGGCGGGGGCATTGGCCATCGGCAGAGTGATCGGCTGGCGTGCCTCGCGATCGAGCACGACGGCCAGGTCGCCGCCATTGCCGTCGATGGTCGCCGGGATCAGGTTCATCGCCGGCGAACCCATGAAGTCGGCGACGAAGACATTGCTGGGGTTGTTATAGATCTCGGCCGGCGTGCCGAATTGCTGCACCTCGCCATCGCGCATGACGGCGATCTTGGTCGCCAGCGTCATCGCCTCGATCTGGTCGT is a window from the Mesorhizobium australicum WSM2073 genome containing:
- a CDS encoding FAD-dependent oxidoreductase; protein product: MTNPDIVIIGSGIGGATIASGLAGSGASILILERGEPLPATPHARDTRSIFVDGHYRPKEMWREAGGASFNPGNYYYVGGNSKFFGAVLIRYRKEDFSAMEHFGGVSPPWPFSYDEFEPWYSRAEQLFRVRGALGEDPTEPFHSVPYAYKPVPDEAPIARARAELKRLGLHPASLPLGVDIDTWLREGRTGWDAFPNTGQGKMDAQTAPLAAALNDPNIKLETGAHVEYLETAPDGKTVSAVHYRQSGELKKLSPKLVILSAGAVNSAVILLRSPSPSNGKGGGKGLANRSDQVGRNFMNHNSSAMLAIDPRRRNDAVYQKTLMLNDYYLSDGKGGKPLGNVQLLGKIDGNMLKANVKRVPKFALDFMAGHAVDWYLMCEDLPDPESRIMADGKDIVMQWRRSNMQSLDGLTKVMRENFRACGYPLVLSRPFDKRTPSHQCGTVKIGEDPATSPLDPLCRAFDHRNLFVVDAGFLPNSAAVNPALSIAAQALRVAEHIRKTDLAA